A genomic segment from Sorangium aterium encodes:
- a CDS encoding ATP synthase F0 subunit B, which produces MNPNAMHPLLASGASPIAVDFDLTFLAQVVLFSTFVVVLKPLLFDPLLRVFEERERRTDGAKREAREMDERAGELLTRYEAEIEKVRREAGIERERLRAETAKIEAQIMAEARAETARILEDSKAKIAAEVARMRGELAAAQPALAAEIAASMLGREVRQ; this is translated from the coding sequence GTGAACCCGAACGCAATGCACCCACTCCTCGCGTCCGGCGCCAGCCCCATCGCCGTCGACTTCGATCTGACGTTCCTGGCGCAGGTCGTCCTGTTCTCGACGTTCGTCGTCGTGCTCAAGCCGCTCCTGTTCGATCCGCTGCTCCGCGTCTTCGAGGAGCGCGAGCGGCGCACCGACGGCGCCAAGCGGGAAGCGCGCGAGATGGACGAGCGCGCCGGCGAGCTGCTCACCCGCTACGAGGCCGAGATCGAGAAGGTCCGGCGCGAGGCCGGGATCGAGCGAGAGCGGCTCCGCGCCGAGACCGCGAAGATCGAGGCGCAGATCATGGCCGAGGCCCGCGCGGAGACGGCGCGGATCCTCGAGGACAGCAAGGCGAAGATCGCGGCCGAGGTCGCCCGCATGCGCGGCGAGCTCGCCGCCGCCCAGCCCGCGCTCGCCGCGGAGATCGCCGCCAGCATGCTCGGCCGCGAGGTGCGCCAGTGA
- a CDS encoding tRNA-(ms[2]io[6]A)-hydroxylase, whose protein sequence is MLCLTLPTDPRWADVALADLPALLTDHAHCEMKAASNALSLAARWPSLPRLARALVDLAEEELRHFRALLDVIEQRGLALGKPETDVYASELRKAATSTCARNAKAALIDRLLVGAIIEARSCERFRLLADGLAARDHELAPLYEELFASEARHYRTLVDLAVEVAGDEGAARSRLADLARAEGEIAGRLGTAPAVHG, encoded by the coding sequence GTGCTGTGCCTGACCCTACCGACCGATCCACGCTGGGCTGACGTGGCGCTCGCCGATCTGCCGGCGCTCCTGACCGACCACGCGCACTGCGAGATGAAGGCGGCGTCGAACGCCCTGTCCCTCGCCGCGCGCTGGCCGTCGCTCCCGCGCCTCGCGCGGGCGCTCGTCGACCTCGCCGAAGAGGAGCTCCGGCACTTCCGCGCGCTGCTCGACGTGATCGAGCAGCGCGGCCTCGCGCTCGGCAAGCCGGAGACCGACGTCTACGCGAGCGAGCTGCGCAAGGCGGCCACGAGCACCTGCGCGCGCAACGCGAAGGCAGCGCTCATCGATCGGCTGCTCGTCGGCGCGATCATCGAGGCCCGCTCCTGCGAACGCTTCAGGCTGCTCGCCGACGGGCTGGCGGCGCGCGACCACGAGCTCGCGCCTCTCTACGAGGAGCTCTTCGCGTCGGAGGCCCGGCACTACCGGACCCTCGTCGACCTCGCCGTCGAGGTCGCCGGCGACGAGGGCGCCGCCCGGAGCCGGCTGGCCGACCTCGCGCGCGCCGAGGGCGAGATCGCCGGGCGGCTCGGGACGGCACCGGCGGTGCACGGGTAA
- the dnaA gene encoding chromosomal replication initiator protein DnaA — MTIPKHEPREVFDRAIEHTRALSPATFDQWFGGVQFDDLTDGVLTLRVQNEFVLEWVRDNFLPALTDKIRELTGWSVQVAWTVDQNLVSPIAQRVELTPVRPRALVVRPTSAAPAPAPRPEPTLRRVPSMPDDLNPKHTFASFVVGPSNQLAHAAAIAAAGGGGRRYNPLFICGGTGLGKTHLMHAIAHRVFEGRPDARIIYVSAEKFTNDFITAIQHHRMDEFRTRYRSSCDVLLVDDIQFLAGREQTQEEFFHTFNALHTLDRQIVVTSDKYPQNLERMEERLVSRFSWGLVADIQVPELETRVAIVRNKAALEGIALTDDVALYLAQMVRSNVRELEGTLIRLAAKSSLTGRPVDLPFARAEITATSPPRAQMMSVEDIQRAVCHHFHLRSIDLTSKDRHKSVAFARHVAMYLCKQRLKCSFPEIGRAFGNRDHTTVMSAVRKIEAQRDSDPQVRAHLEALEKKLADE, encoded by the coding sequence ATGACGATTCCGAAACACGAGCCGCGCGAGGTCTTCGATCGGGCGATCGAGCATACGCGGGCGCTTTCCCCGGCCACTTTCGATCAGTGGTTCGGGGGAGTTCAGTTCGATGATCTGACCGACGGCGTGCTGACGCTGCGTGTCCAGAACGAGTTCGTCCTCGAGTGGGTCAGGGACAATTTCCTGCCGGCGCTCACGGACAAGATCCGAGAGCTCACCGGCTGGTCGGTCCAGGTCGCGTGGACGGTGGATCAGAACCTCGTCTCGCCCATCGCGCAGCGCGTGGAGCTCACCCCGGTGCGTCCGCGGGCGCTCGTGGTGCGGCCGACCAGCGCGGCGCCGGCGCCGGCGCCCCGCCCCGAGCCGACGCTCCGGCGCGTCCCGTCGATGCCGGACGACCTCAACCCGAAGCACACCTTCGCGAGCTTCGTCGTGGGCCCCTCGAACCAGCTGGCGCACGCGGCCGCGATCGCGGCCGCGGGCGGCGGGGGACGCCGCTACAACCCGCTCTTCATCTGCGGCGGCACGGGGCTCGGCAAGACCCACCTCATGCACGCGATCGCGCACCGCGTCTTCGAGGGCAGGCCGGACGCGCGGATCATCTACGTCTCGGCCGAGAAGTTCACGAACGACTTCATCACGGCCATCCAGCACCACCGGATGGACGAGTTCCGCACGCGGTACAGGTCGAGCTGCGACGTGCTGCTCGTCGACGACATCCAGTTCCTGGCCGGACGTGAGCAGACGCAGGAGGAGTTCTTCCACACCTTCAACGCGCTCCACACGCTCGACCGGCAGATCGTCGTGACGAGCGACAAGTACCCCCAGAACCTCGAGCGCATGGAAGAGCGGCTCGTCTCGCGGTTCTCCTGGGGGCTCGTCGCCGACATCCAGGTGCCGGAGCTCGAGACGCGCGTCGCGATCGTGCGGAACAAGGCGGCGCTCGAGGGTATCGCGCTCACGGACGACGTGGCGCTCTACCTCGCGCAGATGGTCCGCTCCAACGTCCGCGAGCTCGAGGGGACGCTGATCCGGCTGGCGGCCAAGAGCTCGCTCACGGGCCGCCCCGTCGACCTCCCGTTCGCGCGCGCCGAGATCACGGCCACGTCGCCGCCGCGCGCGCAGATGATGAGCGTCGAGGACATCCAGCGCGCCGTGTGCCACCACTTCCACCTGCGCTCGATCGACCTCACCTCGAAGGACCGCCACAAGAGCGTGGCCTTCGCGCGCCACGTGGCGATGTACCTCTGCAAGCAGCGGCTGAAGTGCAGCTTCCCGGAGATCGGGCGGGCCTTCGGCAACCGCGATCACACGACGGTGATGAGCGCCGTCCGCAAGATCGAGGCGCAGCGGGACTCGGATCCGCAGGTCCGCGCCCACCTCGAGGCGCTCGAGAAGAAGCTCGCCGACGAGTGA